The DNA sequence GCAAGGAAGTGAGTATAAAATCTACAAAGGATGCTGTGAATGCAGGTATAGGTTATCTTTCTGAAGACAGAAAGAGATTTGGACTTTTGGTAGATAAGTCTGTAGAAGAGAACACCTGCCTGTCTTCACTTGAAAAATTCACAAAAGGACTGTTTATAGACGGTGCAAAGTCAAAAACTGTCAGTGAAAAATATGTTAAAGAATTGAAGACCAAAACCCCAAGCGTTTCACAGATTATAAAGAAACTTTCAGGTGGAAATCAGCAAAAGGTGGTTATAGCAAAATGGCTGGTTAAGGATTCTGAAATATTGATATTTGATGAACCTACAAGAGGTATTGATGTAGGTGCAAAAAGTGAAATATATGATTTGATGGAAAGATTAGTCAAGGAAGGCAAATCCATAATAATGATTTCTTCGGAGTTGCCGGAAGTACTCAGAATGAGCGACAGAGTCGTAGTAATGTGTGAGGGCAGAATAACAGGTTGCCTGGACATATCTGAGGCTAGTCAGGAGGGAATTATGACATGTGCGACTAATAGACAGGGGGCAAGATGAACTTAAAAAAGATTTTTTCAAACCAACAGGCGGTAGTTATTGCTGCACTGGTTGTAATATGTATAGTATTTTCGCTTTTAACAGATAAGTTCTTACAGGCTACAACATTTACAAATATTTCAAAGTCAGCATATTATGTAGCTTTTATGGCAATAGGAGTAACTTTCGTTATTTCTACAGGTGGTATTGACTTATCAATAGGTACGGTTGCTATATGTGCCGCACTTATAGGTGGAACATTTATGGAAAAAGGAACTCCAATGTTTATCGTTATTTTGATAATGCTATTGGTTGGAGCGATTTTTGGACTTATAAACGGTATTTTGGTATCGCATTTTGAACTGCCGGCATTTATTGCCACATTGGGAACTATGATGGTATCAAGAGGTCTCGGCTCAATCGTATCAAAGACAAAGACAATCTCATTCCCACAGGGAAACAGTGCAGGTGCTTGGTTTAGAGAGATTTTCATGGTAACAAAGGATGGCGGTATCATTCCAAAGAATTTCCCTACAGGCTTCATACTACTTGCAGTATGTGCAATAATAATGGCGGTAGTACTTAATAAGACAAGACTTGGAAGATATATACTTTCAATAGGTTCAAACAAGGAAGCAACTAGACTTTCAGGTATTGATGTAAAGAAATATGAGACACTTGCTTATGTATTCTCAGGTGTATTTGCAGCACTTGCAGGACTTGCATATGTAGCAGTATTCTCAACAGCACAGCCAAATACAGGTAATGGATTTGAGCTGGATGCTATCGCAGGAGTAGTTATAGGTGGTACATCACTTTCAGGTGGTGTTGGTTCAATAGTTGGAACAATTATAGGTGTGTTTATTATGACAGTACTTAAGATCGGTTTCCCGTATATCGGAGTACAGTCACATTATCAGCTCTTCATCACAGGAATCATATTAGTATTCGCTGTGTATATGGATATCTTAAATAGAAAAAGAAAGGGTTAATAAGGAGGAAATTATGAAGAAGAGATTTTTAGCAATTGCAGTAGCAAGTTTGATGGCAATGTCATTAGTGGCATGTGGTGGTTCAAGCAGTAGTTCAGGTGAGGCTGAGAAGACAACAGCAGCACAGGCAGACAGTTCACAAGCTGGAGAGACAAAGGCAGAGGCAAGCGCTGACGGAAAGAAGATCAATGTTATTGCTAAGGGATTCCAGCATCAGTTCTGGAAAGCGGTAGAGAAGGGAGCAATGCAGGCAGGAACAGATTTAGGTGTTGAAGTATCATTCCAGGGTCCTGATAATGAGTCAGCTATTGCACAGCAGATCGAGTACTTAGATGCAGCTATAGCACAAAAGCCTACAGCTATCTGCTTTGCAGCACTTGATACACAGGCAAGCTTGGGTTCAATCCAGAGTGCAATGGAAAAAGGAATTCCTATGATCGGATTTGACTCAGGTGTTCCGGATGCACCGGAAGGAGCTATCAAGGCTAATGCATCTACAAACAACTTGGAAGCAGGAAAGCTTGCAGCAAAAGAAACATATGAGCTTATCAAAGATAAGATCGACGGTGCTTCAGGCACAGTTAGAATTGGTGTAGTTGCTCAGGAGTCAAACTCACAGTCAATCGTTGAGAGAACAAAGGGCTTCGTTGAAGAGATGACAAAGCTTATAGGAGAAGATAAGGTTTCAGTTGAAGGACATGACAGCTTAAAGAAAGAGAAGAGTGGTGCTCCTGTAGTTATTGATGTAGGTATTCCTGCAGAAGTTAAGGATGCAGACGGTGCAGCAGTTGCATCAGCTATCTTAGAGAAGTCAGACCTCATTGCAATCTATGGTTCAAATGAGTTTGCAGCAAATGCTATTATCACAGCAAACGAAGGTCTTGATAAGATCGGCGAAGGAAAAGTTGTTGCAGTTGGATTTGATGCAGGTAAGAAGCAGCTTCAGGCAATCAAAGACGGTTTATTTGCAGGTAGCGTAACACAGGATCCTGTACAAATCGGATATAAGGCAGTTGAGCTTGCAGTAAAGGCAGCTAATGGCGAGAGCGTATCAGATGTTGATACAGGTGCTTTATGGTACAATAAGGACAATATGGAAGATCCAAAGATTGCTCCATGTTTATACGAATAAATAATAAGAGGCAAATATGTTAAAAGGTATACCTGAGATAATTTCACCGGAACTTTTAAAATACCTTTGTGAAATGGGCCATTCTGACAGATTGGTCATTGCAGATGGCAATTTCCCCACACATAGTGTGGGGAAAAATGCCCATATCATAAGGATGGATGGCCATGGTGTATGTGAGATATTGGATGCTATATTAAGGCTCTTCCCACTTGACACCTATGATCCACATCCTGTAAGTATAATGGAAAAAGTACCCGGAGATACAGTAGAAACTCCAATATGGGATGAATTTAAGAAAATAGTATCAAAGTATGATACCAGAGATGATGTTATAGGCAGCATCGAGAGATTTAAGTTTTACGAAGAAGCAAGAAAAGCATATTTAATCATTGCGACATCAGAAAAGGCACTCTATGGCAATATAATGCTACAAAAGGGTGTTGTATAGTATTTAGTCGGCATATAATAGGGGGATTCATTATGGCTAACAGAATTATATTAAATGAGACATCATATCATGGACAAGGTGCTATTTTAAGCATTACAGAAGAGGCAAAGCTTAGAGGTTTTAAAAAAGCTTTTGTTTGTTCTGATCCTGATTTGATTAAGTTCAATGTAACAAAAAAGGTTACTGATTTGCTTGAAAAAGAGGGACTTGAGTATGAGATTTATTCTGATATTAAGGCAAACCCTACAATTGAAAATGTTCAAAGTGGAGTAGCAGCTTTCAAAAAATCAGGTGCAGATTATATAATAGCTATAGGTGGTGGTTCATCTATGGATACTTCTAAAGCTGTTGGAATAATCATTGCAAACCCTGAGTTTGAAGATGTGAGAAGCCTTGAGGGACTTTCACCTACAAAGAATCCATGTGTTCCTATTTTTGCAGTACCTACAACAGCAGGTACAGCAGCAGAGGTTACTATCAACTATGTTATCACAGATGTTGAGAAGAAGAGAAAGTTTGTCTGTGTAGATCCACATGATATTCCTGTGATAGCATTTGTAGATCCTGACATGATGTCAAGCATGCCAAAGGGACTTACAGCTTCAACAGGTATGGATGCACTTACACATGCTATCGAAGGATATACTACAAAGGGTGCTAATATTATTACAGATATGTTCAACTTAAAGGCTATTGAGCTTATTGCAAAATCACTTCGTGGTGCAGTAGAAAATACTGCGGAAGGAAGGGAAGGCATGGCTATTGGACAGTATCTTACAGGAATGGGATTTTCTAACTGTGGACTTGGAATAGTTCATTCAATGGCACATGGTCTTGGTGCATTGTATGATACACCTCATGGTGTAGCAAATGCTATTATACTTCCAACAGTTATGGAATATAATGCAGATGCAGTTGGTGAGAAACTCAGAGATGTGGCTAAGGCTATGGGAGTAGAAGGCACAGAGAATATGAGTGAAGCTGAGTACAAAAAAGCAGCTGTAGATGCAGTGAAGAAGCTTTCAGAGGATGTAGGCATTCCAAAGGATTTGAAGGAAATAGTAAAACCGGAGGATGTAGACTTCTTATCACAGTCAGCAATGGATGATGCTTGTAGACCGGGCAATCCAAGAGATCCAAAGTTTGAGGAGATTAAAGAATTATTCTTAAGCTTAATGTAAATTGCTAACTTCTATATTTTTATACCAAAGGCGTATGTGCAATCGAAAGGTTGTCCATACGCCTTTTGTGCCATTATTATTGAGGTATTATATTTCCATTATATATAGTACAATGTACTATATATAATGAAAGTGAATTTATAGCTGATAGAAGTATTCAGTGGAGATATAGAATAGAAGATTATATGGAGGATTTATGGAAAAAGAGGCAATAAAATGCCCGTATTGTGGCAAGGAAATGGAAGAGGGAGGAATACCTGTAGACAGATATTCGCTTAGGTGGAAGAGTATGGAGGGAGATAGAGGAGGCTTAAAATACTTTTTGAATTTGGATAAAAAGGATGTAGTACTGGCCTCTATCGTTACAGGTAAGTATTGCACAGCTTATCTTTGCAGAGATTGTGGAAAAATAATAATTGATATATGATAATACATCAATAGAATAAGAAAAAATATAATATCATTTAATCAAAAATTAATTATTACCTTAACTTTATTTGATATAATTGCATAAACTAATTTCAAATAACTTTTTAAATATTCTGGAAATTAAAAGGAGGTTACTAGGATGGAAATTTTAGATCAATTAGGTGATACTGCGAAAAATATAGGAGCAGCTGCAGGTGATTTGATAAAGCAGGTTGTGGACAAGACCGGTGATGCTTTAGAGATTAGCAAAGTCAATTCAAAAATTTCTGCTGAGAAGGTTGAGATAGAAAAAGAAAAGAAAAAAATCAGTGATGCTCTTTTTGATAAGTTTGCAAAGGGTGAGGAAGTACCTGAAGAAGTAAAAGAATTTTGTGAGAATATAAAGGCACACTTCTCAAATATTGACAATTTCAACGAAGAAATCGAAAAAATAAAGGAAGCGGCAGAAAAAAGGGCTGAGGAAATCAAGGCTGCAGCGGAACAAAGGGCTAAGGAAGCTAAAGAAGCAGCAGAAAAAAGAGCTGAAGAAGCCAAAGCCGCTGCTGAAAAAAAGGCAGAAGAAGCAAAAGAAAAGTTAGAGGATACCGTAGATGAGATCAAAGATACCTTAGAAGAAAAGGCAGAAGATACCAAGGATAAGCTTGAAGAAGTGAAGGATGATATCAAGTAAGGTATCGACAATATTTAGAATTAAATTATTGATATTTTTATAGAAATTATTTAAAATGAAAGAGTGAAGCCTTTATGGTTTTACTCTTTTTTGTGAGAGGAAAATATGTTTTAGCTCAGAGAAATATATTTGGAGGTTTGTATGAAAAAAAGAATATTGGCAATAATGGCATGTGCAATAATGGCATTGTCTGCATGTGGAAAGGCAAATGTAAATGAGAGTAGTTCAGCAAGTGCTGAGAGTACAGTAACAGAGAGCACTACAGTATCAGAAAATGAAGAGAGTCTTGGTACAATAAAGCTTGGAGGTTTAAAAGGACCTACAAGTATAGGCTTGGTAAAGCTCGTTGATGATGCAAAAAAAGGCAGTCTTCCATATAGTGTGGAATTTGATATGGAATCAGCTCCTGATGTTATGGCACCGAAGCTTCTAAATGGAGAAGTAGACATTGCGGCATTGCCTGTAAATATGGGTTCTGTGCTTTTCAATAAATCTGACGGCAAGGTAACAATGCTTGATATAGGCACTCTTGGTATTCTTTATATACTTGAAAAAGGTGACCAAAGTATAAAAACTGTAGCAGATTTGAAGGGTAGGACAATAGTAGCAAATGGACAGGGAGCTACACCGGAATATACGCTTAGCTACATCTTATCAGCAAATGGAATGGATATAAACTCTGATGTGACTATTGATTGGAAATCATCAGCAGATGAGGTTATTTCAACTATTGAAAATATGGATAATGCAATAGTTATGTTGCCACAGCCTTTTGTAACAGTCGCTCAGACAAAAGTGCAGAACTTAAATACAGTGCTTGACCTTACAAAGGAGTGGGATGCTATAGGAACAGGTGGAAAGCTTATTACTTCAGGACTTTTTGTAAGAAATGATTTTCTTGAGGAAAATAAGGAACTTGTTAATGAATTTATAGCTAATTATACCGACTCGGTGAAGTGGATCAATGAGAATGTAGAAGATGCATCTAAGCTAGTAGAGGAATATGACATCATAAAAGCCCCTATTGCAGCCAAGGCAATACCATATTGTAATCTTGTTTCTATTACAGGTGATGAAATGAAGACTGCTACAGAGGACTATCTCAAGACTTTGTTTGACTTGAATCCGAAGTCTGTAGGAGAAGCACTACCGGGAGAAGAGTTTTATTATCTTGGAAAATAGTATATGAATAAGAATAAAATACACAAAATTACAGCAGTGCTTTTCGCACTGCTGTTTTGGCAAATAGTAGCAATACTTTTAAACAGGTCATTCATATTATCTTCACCTATAGAGGTATTAGAGACATTATTTGGATTTTGTCGGAGCAATATATTTTGGCTTGGAATGTGGAGAAGTATAGTAAAAATCCTTTTAGGATTTATCCTAGGTTGTGGTATTGGAATTTTTCTGGCAAGTTTGTCTTATAGATTTGCTGTATTTGAAATATATATTTCGCCATATATTATGGTTGTTCGCTCAGTACCGGTGGCATCTTTTGTCATCATTATACTGATATGGTTAGGTAGTGAATGGCTTTCGGTACTTGTGTGCTTTTTTATGGTAATGCCAATATTTTATGCTAATACATTAGAAGGTCTAAAATCTGTAGATGTGAAGATGTTACAGATGGCAAGTATATTTAAAATTACTAAAAAGGCAAGAATTATATATATCTATATGCCGACTCTGGAGTCTTTTTTATTGTCAGCAAGTGTAGCATCTATAGGCATTGCATTTAAATCAGGTATTGCAGCAGAGGTTATAGGCAGACCCAAAAATACTTTAGGATTTTTCTTATTTGATGCAAAGATGTATCTGGAAACTTCAAAAGTCTTTGCAATTACTTTGATAGTTATATTATGTAGTGCTATATTTGAAAGACTGGTAGTATTTATTGTAAAAAGTCTGTTCGATTTTATAAAGAGGATTTATTGATGTTTTTAAAAAATATATGTAAAAACTTTGGAGAGACAGAGGTATTAAAAGATTTCCATTTAGATATAGCTGAGGGTGAACATATTGTACTTATGGGTAAGTCAGGTAAGGGAAAGACGACTATTCTAAATATTATAATGGGCTTTGAAGAGCCTGATAATGGAGAAATGAAAATACCGAATGAGATATCTGTAGTCTTTCAAGAAGACAGGCTCAGTGAGGATTTTAGTGCTATTTCGAATGTATGTCTTATGAAGAGCGATGTATTACTTGCAAAAGAAATACTTGAAAAGCTTGGCATTGATATTAAAAAGTGTGTAAATACTATGAGTGGAGGACAAAAAAGAAGAGTAGCACTTGCCAGATGCCTTACAAGAGATGCAAAACTCTATATATTTGATGAGGCTCTAAAGGGCTTAGATGAAAAGACAAAAGCTGTGGCAATGTCAGTTATTAGAGAGTATACTTGTGGAAGAAGTGTAATATTTGTAACGCATGATATAAATGAAGCAAAAGAGTTTGCAGATAGAATAGTGGAGATTTAAATATTTATGAAAATAAAATTGGAAAAGCTTTCGGAGTGGCATATAGACGGTATAACGCTTTCTGAGGTCTCATATAAGTTTGCACCAATATATGCAAAGAATCACTTTGCCAGAGCTAAGGATGAATTTGTTACTTACTGTATTGACAGTGAGAATAATAGTGGGGTTTTGTGGTTAAGGAATAATGAATATAAGTTTATGCCCATAAATACAGAGAACAGAAGAAGCAATAAACTGTTGCTTAATACAGATGATGGTATTATTTTAATCAGTGAAAATAGGGCTTGGAAAATGGATGCAGATGATGAATTATTCACGCCAATAAATATAGAAAAACCTTGTATTGCTGAAAATATAACAGAGATTTCAACATTGGGAGAGAATAATAATCACCCTGTTATTTGTCGTGTAAGTGTGGATATGATGGCTGCCAACAGCTTTACATTTTTTGAATATAATAAGTACGAAAACACAATAAAATTTGAAGATATACTACAGCCTGTGTTTACAACCGAAAAGACAATGAAAAGATTTTTCACTTCATTGTCTGGGGCAGACGGGCTTTATTATAAGATGGATTTTAAATATAACTATCCTCAAATTGGAAGCATGATGATAAAGGATGATGCGATATATGTATTCTTAGAGGCAGACATTGTAAATCCAGCTGGACTTAGTACTTTTAAGTATTATTGGTATGTGGAAATTAATAAAGATGGAGTTTATAAAAAGAAAATCTGGGGAGCAGAAAAATTAGAAAAACTATCAGGTAAACATGGAGTTAGAGGAAAATTCAGTGCAGATAAAAAATATCTGATTTTATCTCCTATTTTTAAGACAGATGAATGGAAGGGTAAACAAAAATTACTACGGCTCTCAGATTTGGAACTTTTGGATATTACAATGCCAAGAGGCTACTCTAAGTTTAGAGTTATGGATATTTTTGATGAACATGCATTTATAAGTGATGAGATAGATAAGATTATACTTTGTAAAATGACAGAAGGGTAATATTGTGAACGGTATAAAGAAAAAATATATTGTGTATATTATGATTTTTACTATTATAATTTATGCGATAGTGAGATATTTTAATATTGTGGAAGGTTATATCAGGAGTATAACAAAAGCATTAATGCCATTTGTAGCAGGTGCTATGATGGCATATATTATAAACATTCTTATGGATGCTTACGAAGATTTGCTTTTAAAAAGGTTTAATAATAAAAAAATTATAAGAATGATAGCAATCATATTGGCAATATTTACATTCTTGTTGGTAATAGTATTACTTTTAGGCATCATTATACCACAGCTTGTAAAAATACTGTTTTCAATAATGTATACAAATCCTGACAATATCAAAAAGGTAATAGTGGATATAAGTAATAATGAATGGATAGATAAAGCATTATCAATGATAAATATAGATATTAACAAGATAGATGTTGCAGACTATATCACAAAGCTTATAAAAAGTGTAATGTTAAGTGTAGGTAATGTATTGACAGGGGTAATAAGTGGAATATCAGGCGTTTTTAATACCATAATTTCACTTTTTATGGCAGTAGTATTTGCAATATATATACTTTGTGATAAGGAAAAGTTATCTTTACAGGGTGATAAGCTTTTGAGGGCATTTTTACCATCTAAAAGAGAATGGATAATTGATACACTTAAAATATTTAATACAAGCTTTAGGAATTACTTCATAAGTCAGGTGAAAGAAGCGATAATACTTGGTGTATTGCTTTATATTGTGATGTTTATAGCAAGATTGCCCTATGCATCTTCTATTTCAATTTTGGTGGGGGTGACTGCACTGATACCGGTAATAGGTGCATATGCCGGACTTTTTATAGGTGCACTTATGATTCTTACAAAGTCTGTTCAAAGCATGATAATATTTATAATAGTACATACATTGGTTCAACAATTTGAAAACAATATTATATATCCAAGAGTTGTTGGAAGTTCAGTTGGACTTCCGGGTATGTGGGTAATAGTAGCAGTAACTCTTGGTGGCAGTTTGGGCGGAGTATTTGGAGTGATGATATCTGTGCCTGTAGCAGCCGGATTATATTTCATATTAAAGAGGGAAACAGAAAAACGTCTATAGTAGCTGTAGCATTTATATGTATTTTGTGTTAAATCTATATTACATTTGCTTGATAAATCAACACTAAACCATTATAATCTTTTTTAGGGAGAGCGAGGTATTATGTAATATATCCTGAAAGCAGAGGGTTTTTATGCCAAATACAAAAAAAGAACATGAGTCTGATGAGAAAAATCCTTTTATAAAGCAAACTATTATAGAGGAGAACAAGGACCATAAAAAAAGGTTAGTCTCAGCAGCTTGCCTTGCCATTGTTTTTGGAATGGTTGCAGGACCGAGTATGGCATTGACATCATATATTGTAAACAAAAACATACTAAGCAAAAAGACAAAAACCACTATTCAGATTCCAAAGGAAGATGAAACAAGTACTGAGGTGATTGAAGAAACTGAGTCTTCAGAGCAGGTGGAAGATATAGTGGCATCGGCTATCGAGAGCATTGATTTGAATGAGAAGAATTTAGAGCAGATGTATGAGGGTCTAAGCGAAGTTGCAGAAAAAAGGGATAGTACAATAGTAAGAATAAGCACCGTCACCACAGATATTGATTGGTTCAATAATACATTGCAAAATGAAAGCAGTTGTTCAGGAATCATAATAGCCAAGTCAGGTGACAGTCTTATTATTTTGACTGAAAATGTGGCAGGTGGTATAAGGGTGGAGTTTTTTGACAACAGTACGGCAGAAGCCACAGTACTGGGTACAGATCAACTCACAAATTTGATGATACTTGCAGTGGATATTTCTTCTATGGGAGAAAAGATCAAAGATATAGAGCCTATTGTACTTGGGAATTCATATCAGTTGAAAAGAGGAGCTTTTATATTGGCAGTAGGAAGTCCGGTGGGAGTATCTAGGAGTTTGGATATCGGAAATATAACTGCCATTGAAAAGAGTGCAAGCTTTTTTGACGGATATGGTAGGATAATCTATTGTGATAAGCACTTAGAAAATAGAGGAACTTTCCTGATGGATACATCAGGAGATTTGGTAGGTGTTGTTTCAAATCTGGGTGATGGTACATCTACAACAAAAGCATATGGTATATCAGATTTGAAGGTAATTATAGAAAATATGACAAATGGTGTGGGTTCTGCCTACCTTGGAGTGCGTGCACTTGATATTGACAATGATAAAGCACCGGAAGGTATACCAAGTGGTATATATGTTGCTGAGGTAAGAGCTGACTCACCCGCATATAATATAGGTATACAATCCGGGGATATAATTTCTATGATTGGAGATGAGGAAGTAAACTCTATAACAGGGTTTAAAAATATAATGGAGAAGCTGAAACCGAACCAAATTATAAATATCAAAGTGAATCGTTCAGGTAAAGATGGATTTACGGAACTGAATTTTGAGACAACAATTGGTGCTAGGAGCTAGAAGGGTAGAAAATGAAATTTATTGAAAGCTTAAAAGAAGGAATGCATATTTCAGAGGTTTATCTGTGTAAATCTAAGATGATAGCCATATCTAAGACCGGTAAAGAATATGCCAGCCTAAGTTTGCAAGATAAGACAGGAAGCATTGATGCAAAAATATGGGATTTACATTCTCCGGGTATATCTGATGTAGATGCTATGAGCTTTGTGGTGGTAGATGCTGAGGTTACATCATTTAATAATACATTGCAGCTAAAGGTGGCTAGAATAAGAGAAGCTGATGCAAAAGAATATACGGCATCAGACTATGTGCCTGTATCAAAAAATGACATTGAAAAAATGTTTACTGAATTAAAAGAAAAGATAAAATCTGTAAAAAATCCTTTCTTAAATAAGCTTTTGACAGCTATTTTTATAGATGATTTTGAATTTCAAACTACCTTTAAAGCATCTTCAGCAGCAAAGACAGTGCACCATGGATTTCTTGGAGGACTTTTGGAACACACTTTGGGAGTGGTGAAGCTTTGTGAGTATTTTTGTGCGAATTATAGTTCATTAAACCATGATTTGCTTATCACATCTGCTCTTTGTCATGACATAGGAAAGACAAGGGAGCTTTCCGCATTTCCTGCAAATGATTACACTGATGAAGGTCAGCTTGTGGGACATATAGTAATAGGAGTGGGGATTTTAAAGACTCAGATTGACAAGATTCCAGGATTTCCAAAGAAGCTTTCAAATGAGTTGATACATTGCATATTAGCACATCATGGCGAGCTTGAGTACGGTTCTCCAAAAAAACCTGCACTTATAGAAGCTTTGGCACTTAATTTGGCAGATAATGCGGATGCAAAGATGGAGACATTTATTGAGCTTCTGGCTCAGGGACAGGATGGTGCTACAGGCTGGCTTGGTTATAATAAGTTACTTGAGAGCAATTACAGAAAAACAAGTGTATAATATAAAGTCGATTGATATAGACTGATTATCAAAACAGTCTGCTAAATTTAGTAATGAGGATATATGAAAACAAGAA is a window from the Lachnoanaerobaculum umeaense genome containing:
- a CDS encoding 3'-5' exoribonuclease YhaM family protein yields the protein MKFIESLKEGMHISEVYLCKSKMIAISKTGKEYASLSLQDKTGSIDAKIWDLHSPGISDVDAMSFVVVDAEVTSFNNTLQLKVARIREADAKEYTASDYVPVSKNDIEKMFTELKEKIKSVKNPFLNKLLTAIFIDDFEFQTTFKASSAAKTVHHGFLGGLLEHTLGVVKLCEYFCANYSSLNHDLLITSALCHDIGKTRELSAFPANDYTDEGQLVGHIVIGVGILKTQIDKIPGFPKKLSNELIHCILAHHGELEYGSPKKPALIEALALNLADNADAKMETFIELLAQGQDGATGWLGYNKLLESNYRKTSV